The Zhihengliuella sp. ISTPL4 genomic interval CGCTCGTCGTGGTCGTGCCCGCGGACTCGGAGTACGACACGCTCGAAGACCTCGTGGAGGATGTCGTGGACAAGGGCCAGGAGGTCACGATCACCGGCGGCTCCGCCGGCGGGGCCGATCACATCCTCGCCGGGCTGCTGCTCGAGGAGGCGGGGCTCGACGGCGCGGAGATCGCGGAGAAGCTGAACTACACGCCCAACTCCGGCGGCGGCGAGGCGACGTCGCTGATCCTCGGTGGCAAGGTCTCGGCCGGTATCTCGGGTGTCGGGGAGTTCCTGCAGCACATCGAGGCCGGGACGATGAAGGCCCTCGCGGTCTCGTCCGAGGAGCCGGTGGCGCAGCTGCCGGATGTGGACACCCTCACGGATTCCGGGTACGACGTCGTGCTCACCAACTGGCGCGGCGTCATCGCGCCGGGCGGGATCAGCGACGCCGAGCGCTCCGAACTCGAGCGCATCGTCACCGACCTCGAGGAGTCGGACGCCTGGAAGGACGAGCTGGAGACGCGCGGCTGGGCCGATGCCTTCCTCACGGGCTCCGAGTTCGACGAGTTCCTGGACGGCAACATCGCCGAGGTCACCACGACGCTGCAGAACATCGGGCTGGTCGGCTGACATGACGACCGGGTCTTCCGGACCCGGCGAGGAGGTGCGGACCGACGCCCGTCGGTCCGCACGCCTCGTCGCGTCCCTGCCGCCGGGCGAGCTCGTGTTCGCCCTGCTCATGGTGGCCCTCGGCGTGTTCGCGTTCGCCGGAGTGTTCACCATCCACGTGCCCGC includes:
- a CDS encoding Bug family tripartite tricarboxylate transporter substrate binding protein gives rise to the protein MNYARIGTLAATVAATALVLTSCSTADSGTAGSNGGDEAVTITDVNIVVPADPGGGWDQTGRALSQLLTQEDIVGSAPVTNVGGAGGTVGLAQLANEKDPATLMVMGLVMVGAVETNASAVRIEDMTPIARLTDEPLVVVVPADSEYDTLEDLVEDVVDKGQEVTITGGSAGGADHILAGLLLEEAGLDGAEIAEKLNYTPNSGGGEATSLILGGKVSAGISGVGEFLQHIEAGTMKALAVSSEEPVAQLPDVDTLTDSGYDVVLTNWRGVIAPGGISDAERSELERIVTDLEESDAWKDELETRGWADAFLTGSEFDEFLDGNIAEVTTTLQNIGLVG